Proteins co-encoded in one Corynebacterium tuberculostearicum genomic window:
- a CDS encoding inorganic diphosphatase codes for MSVEVTIEIPKGSRNKYEVDHESGKVYLDRYLFTPMAYPADYGFIDHTLGEDGDPLDALVILPEPVFPGVVVEARIVGVFKMTDEAGGDDKLLAVIDDPRWERYQDIDDVEQHIKDEIEHFFVHYKDLEPNKEVSGSGWGDKAEAEKILDEAKARFK; via the coding sequence GTGAGCGTTGAAGTAACCATTGAAATCCCGAAGGGCTCCCGCAACAAGTACGAGGTTGACCACGAGTCCGGCAAGGTCTACCTCGACCGTTACCTGTTCACCCCGATGGCTTACCCAGCTGACTACGGCTTCATCGACCACACCCTGGGCGAGGACGGCGACCCGCTGGACGCCCTGGTCATCCTGCCGGAACCGGTCTTCCCGGGCGTAGTCGTTGAGGCCCGCATCGTCGGCGTCTTCAAGATGACCGACGAGGCCGGCGGCGACGACAAGCTGCTCGCCGTCATCGATGACCCGCGCTGGGAGCGCTACCAGGACATCGACGATGTGGAGCAGCACATCAAGGACGAAATCGAGCACTTCTTCGTCCACTACAAGGACTTGGAACCGAATAAGGAAGTTTCCGGCTCCGGCTGGGGTGACAAGGCCGAGGCAGAGAAGATCCTCGACGAGGCTAAGGCCCGCTTCAAGTAA
- the dacB gene encoding D-alanyl-D-alanine carboxypeptidase/D-alanyl-D-alanine endopeptidase, whose amino-acid sequence MKAKHVWWSATALVVAAAVGGTAALGVTLQREYGDLSHGQAQAVEAPEEPLRAAEPGEADLDALGAKLDELAKNKDLATFGGEVIDTETGDVVWQRDADKRLTPASSTKVLTTAAATLALDENEKVTTKVYRGSNEKNVVIKAAGDVWMTHEQLDDMAEQISKNIEQVDGVYIDTSAWFGEAQAPGWDPENVDGGFVAPMEPAMLYGGRLGATTGDVPRSHEPALDVVKQLGERLGAGKVGMGAVTENAQEVASVDSPPLSDRAREMVRHSDNVMAEAIARELAVSRGKEASFEGATQATLDVLREEGFDVDGVDIKDNSGLSENNRLTAGLLTQIINRAVKDPRLRPLASYLPVAGGDGTLYERYGDSAAKGYIRAKTGTLTGVSALAGTAQGNSGRVYAFAFIVNDGDILAARKAQDALASALHEF is encoded by the coding sequence ATGAAAGCAAAGCATGTTTGGTGGTCAGCGACCGCGCTCGTGGTAGCAGCAGCGGTCGGAGGTACGGCTGCGCTGGGCGTTACCCTCCAGCGCGAATACGGCGATCTCTCGCACGGTCAGGCCCAGGCGGTGGAGGCTCCAGAGGAGCCCCTGCGTGCTGCGGAACCGGGCGAGGCGGACCTGGATGCTCTCGGTGCGAAGCTGGATGAGCTCGCTAAGAATAAGGACCTCGCCACCTTTGGCGGCGAGGTCATCGATACCGAAACCGGTGACGTGGTGTGGCAGCGCGACGCGGATAAGCGGCTCACCCCGGCTTCGTCTACGAAGGTGCTCACTACCGCGGCGGCTACGTTGGCGCTGGATGAGAATGAGAAGGTCACCACCAAGGTTTACCGCGGGTCGAACGAGAAGAACGTGGTCATCAAGGCCGCGGGTGATGTGTGGATGACGCACGAACAGCTCGATGACATGGCCGAGCAGATTTCTAAGAACATCGAGCAGGTCGATGGCGTCTACATCGATACCTCCGCGTGGTTCGGCGAGGCGCAGGCCCCGGGCTGGGATCCGGAGAACGTGGATGGAGGCTTCGTCGCACCGATGGAACCGGCCATGCTCTATGGCGGGCGTCTGGGCGCGACGACGGGGGATGTGCCGCGCAGTCATGAGCCGGCTTTGGACGTCGTTAAGCAGCTGGGCGAACGCCTTGGTGCAGGCAAAGTGGGGATGGGCGCCGTCACAGAGAATGCGCAGGAGGTGGCGAGCGTGGATTCGCCGCCGCTGTCGGACCGCGCCCGGGAGATGGTGCGTCATTCCGATAACGTCATGGCGGAGGCCATTGCGCGTGAGCTGGCGGTTTCCCGCGGCAAGGAGGCGAGCTTTGAAGGCGCTACGCAAGCCACGCTGGATGTCCTGCGGGAAGAGGGCTTCGACGTCGACGGCGTGGATATTAAGGACAATTCCGGGCTCTCGGAGAACAATCGGCTAACCGCTGGGCTACTGACCCAGATCATTAATCGCGCCGTCAAGGACCCGCGCCTGCGCCCGTTGGCGTCCTACCTGCCGGTGGCCGGCGGCGATGGCACGCTGTACGAGCGCTACGGCGATTCCGCGGCCAAGGGCTATATTCGCGCCAAGACAGGCACGCTGACTGGGGTCTCGGCTTTGGCCGGCACCGCGCAGGGCAATTCCGGGCGCGTGTATGCCTTTGCGTTCATTGTTAATGACGGCGATATCTTGGCCGCCCGCAAGGCCCAGGACGCGTTGGCTTCGGCGTTGCATGAGTTCTAA
- the tilS gene encoding tRNA lysidine(34) synthetase TilS produces the protein MSSKKVFWPRVSPHFLACRRGVRAAALDYAVAVGLSGGADSLALMAALVAEGHEVLALCVDHGLQDGSRAQAERAAVQARKLGAWARVLDVEAGATGQKSMEAAARVARYRVLAAACAAEELEVAVAHTADDQAETLLLGALRGRVAGMSERSEVEGARVVRPLLGVRRADTEGACAELGLSAWQDPQNADTNFRRVALRREVIPQLNHIIGGDAVPALAQAASDAALDDAALHTPPTTDCAALAAMAEPRRRRAIAAWLVGEGVEVTRKGVGDVGKLCTHWHGQGPVAVRSARQVGQRLEVARIGGKLALLSGH, from the coding sequence ATGAGTTCTAAGAAGGTCTTCTGGCCGCGGGTTTCGCCGCATTTTCTGGCTTGTCGGCGCGGCGTGCGCGCCGCCGCCCTCGACTACGCGGTGGCCGTGGGGCTCTCCGGAGGCGCGGACTCGCTGGCGCTTATGGCCGCGCTCGTGGCGGAGGGACACGAGGTGCTCGCGCTGTGCGTGGACCACGGGTTGCAGGATGGATCGCGGGCGCAGGCCGAGCGCGCGGCCGTACAGGCGCGAAAACTAGGTGCGTGGGCGCGAGTGTTGGACGTTGAGGCCGGCGCAACGGGCCAGAAGTCGATGGAGGCGGCCGCCCGGGTGGCGCGCTATCGGGTCCTAGCCGCCGCGTGTGCGGCCGAGGAATTGGAGGTAGCCGTGGCGCATACGGCCGATGACCAGGCGGAGACGCTATTGCTCGGCGCGCTGCGTGGACGAGTGGCCGGCATGAGTGAGCGCAGCGAGGTGGAAGGCGCCCGCGTGGTGCGGCCGTTGTTGGGCGTGCGCCGCGCCGATACCGAGGGCGCCTGCGCGGAGCTGGGCCTATCGGCGTGGCAGGACCCGCAGAATGCGGATACAAATTTCCGCCGCGTGGCATTGCGCCGCGAGGTTATCCCGCAGCTGAACCACATCATCGGTGGGGATGCGGTGCCAGCGCTGGCGCAGGCGGCAAGCGACGCCGCGCTGGACGACGCCGCCCTGCACACCCCACCCACCACGGACTGCGCGGCGCTGGCTGCGATGGCGGAACCGCGGCGCCGGCGAGCGATCGCGGCGTGGCTGGTCGGTGAGGGGGTAGAAGTCACGAGGAAGGGAGTGGGGGACGTCGGCAAGCTGTGCACCCACTGGCACGGGCAAGGGCCGGTGGCCGTGCGATCGGCCCGACAGGTGGGGCAGAGGTTGGAAGTAGCCCGTATAGGTGGCAAACTGGCACTATTGTCTGGTCATTAA
- the hpt gene encoding hypoxanthine phosphoribosyltransferase, which yields MHDKKDFAVPANCYGDDVEAILIGEEELQNRVQEIADMVSEKYADAEQDLLLVCVLKGAAFFLTDFARKLSIPSELEFMAVSSYGASTSSSGVVRILKDLDRDIAGRNVLIVEDIIDSGLTLSWLIRNLLGRNPASLDVVTLLRKPEVVKAEIDLLDVGFDIPNEFVIGYGLDYAERYRDLPYVGTLHPDVYTTN from the coding sequence GTGCACGACAAGAAAGACTTCGCCGTTCCCGCAAATTGTTACGGTGACGATGTTGAAGCAATCCTCATTGGAGAAGAGGAACTACAAAACCGCGTCCAAGAGATCGCGGATATGGTCTCTGAAAAGTATGCCGATGCTGAGCAAGACCTGCTTTTGGTCTGCGTGCTCAAGGGCGCGGCTTTCTTCCTGACGGACTTTGCGCGCAAGCTATCCATCCCCTCCGAGCTGGAGTTTATGGCCGTGTCCTCTTATGGCGCCTCCACTTCTTCTTCCGGCGTGGTGCGCATTTTGAAGGACTTGGACCGCGATATCGCAGGGCGCAACGTGCTCATCGTGGAAGACATCATCGATTCCGGCCTCACCCTGTCGTGGCTCATCCGAAACTTGCTAGGGCGCAACCCGGCCTCGCTCGATGTGGTTACGTTGCTGCGCAAGCCGGAGGTTGTGAAAGCCGAAATTGATCTTTTGGATGTGGGCTTTGATATCCCGAATGAATTCGTCATCGGCTACGGGCTGGACTATGCGGAACGCTACCGCGATCTGCCCTACGTGGGCACCCTTCACCCTGATGTCTATACCACCAACTAA
- the ftsH gene encoding ATP-dependent zinc metalloprotease FtsH encodes MKNNKILRYGGIAALILIALYAFTFFSNDARGYVQADTSVALTQLKDKNVDEVEIDDREQRLRIKLKDEITVDERDGVKEIVAKYPARASEQVFNSVKDSGAEKYQTNVTQESFLGSMLSMLLPMIILFGFLFWLMSRMQQGAGGMFGIGGSKAKELTKDMPTNTFEDVAGADEAVDELQEIKDFLEDPTRYHELGAKIPRGVLLYGPPGTGKTLLARAVAGEAGVPFYSISGSDFVEMFVGVGASRVRDLFKQAKENSPCIIFVDEIDAVGRQRGSGTGGGHDEREQTLNQLLVEMDGFGDREGVILIAATNRPDILDPALLRPGRFDRQIPVTNPDLAGREQILRVHAKDKPLAKEVDVAQLAKRTAGMSGADLANVLNEAALLTARIGGNVITYDALEEATDRVVGGPRRQGKIISEHEKKVTAYHEGGHTLSAWALKDIERVYKVTILARGRTGGHAMTSQENDKGMYTRDELFSRLVFAMGGRAAEELVFGAPTTGASSDIENATKIARSMLTEYGFSPDLGTVKYGKEQGDPFSQMGGGGSIDYSDEVASKIDEQMRYLLERAHEQAYDILRNNRHYLDKLAEALLEKETLRRPDLERIFDGIEPREAFDVFPGEDDRFPRQIGYAPVKTPVELAKERGEELPKRMTLLDASRAARERRLAGEEPKGEVGFNFGQHAGDYVDPDTARELGRGPAKETENKEAKDTKPPRDAQPDQTSEPAARPAARPATGGGKHHKPDAGAEQDADTSQWFTPGWKEKDRRRNPYARDEEKQDDN; translated from the coding sequence ATGAAAAACAACAAGATTCTTCGCTACGGCGGGATTGCGGCTCTAATCCTTATCGCGCTGTACGCCTTTACCTTCTTCAGCAACGATGCCCGCGGCTATGTGCAAGCAGATACCTCCGTTGCGCTGACCCAGCTCAAGGACAAAAACGTCGATGAGGTGGAAATTGATGACCGCGAGCAGCGCCTGCGCATCAAGCTCAAAGACGAAATCACGGTAGACGAGCGCGACGGCGTGAAAGAGATCGTGGCCAAGTACCCGGCCCGCGCCTCTGAGCAGGTCTTTAACTCCGTCAAGGATTCTGGTGCCGAGAAATACCAGACTAACGTCACCCAGGAATCCTTCCTCGGCTCCATGCTCAGCATGCTGCTGCCGATGATCATCCTCTTTGGCTTCCTCTTCTGGCTCATGTCCCGCATGCAGCAGGGCGCCGGCGGCATGTTTGGCATCGGCGGTTCCAAGGCTAAGGAACTGACCAAGGACATGCCCACCAATACCTTTGAGGACGTGGCCGGTGCGGACGAGGCCGTGGATGAGCTGCAGGAGATCAAGGACTTCCTGGAAGATCCCACTCGTTACCACGAGCTGGGTGCCAAGATTCCGCGTGGCGTGTTGCTCTATGGCCCTCCGGGCACCGGTAAGACCTTGCTTGCTCGCGCTGTGGCCGGCGAGGCCGGCGTACCGTTTTATTCCATCTCCGGTTCTGACTTTGTGGAGATGTTCGTCGGTGTGGGTGCCTCCCGCGTGCGCGATCTGTTCAAGCAAGCGAAGGAAAATAGCCCCTGCATCATCTTTGTCGACGAGATTGATGCCGTCGGCCGCCAGCGCGGCTCCGGCACCGGCGGCGGCCACGATGAGCGCGAGCAGACCCTGAACCAGCTCCTAGTAGAAATGGATGGTTTTGGTGATCGCGAGGGAGTTATCCTCATCGCCGCCACCAACCGCCCCGATATCCTGGACCCGGCGCTGCTGCGCCCAGGCCGCTTTGACCGCCAAATTCCTGTCACCAACCCGGATCTTGCCGGACGCGAGCAGATCCTGCGCGTGCATGCGAAGGATAAGCCTCTGGCAAAGGAAGTCGACGTAGCTCAGCTGGCCAAGCGCACCGCCGGCATGTCCGGAGCGGACCTGGCCAATGTGCTCAATGAGGCCGCTTTGCTTACCGCCCGCATCGGCGGCAACGTCATTACCTATGACGCCCTGGAAGAGGCTACCGACCGCGTGGTGGGCGGCCCGCGCCGCCAGGGCAAGATCATCTCCGAGCACGAGAAGAAGGTCACCGCCTACCATGAGGGCGGACACACGCTATCCGCGTGGGCGCTCAAGGACATCGAGCGGGTCTACAAGGTCACCATCTTGGCCCGTGGCCGTACCGGCGGCCACGCCATGACCTCGCAGGAAAATGACAAGGGCATGTACACCCGCGACGAGCTTTTCTCCCGCCTGGTCTTTGCCATGGGCGGCCGCGCAGCCGAGGAGCTGGTCTTCGGTGCGCCGACCACTGGTGCGTCTTCCGATATTGAAAACGCCACCAAGATCGCTCGTTCCATGCTCACCGAGTACGGCTTCTCCCCGGACCTAGGCACCGTGAAGTACGGCAAGGAGCAGGGCGATCCCTTCAGCCAGATGGGTGGCGGTGGCTCCATCGATTACTCCGATGAGGTTGCCTCCAAGATTGATGAGCAGATGCGTTACCTGCTCGAGCGCGCGCACGAGCAGGCCTATGACATCTTGCGCAATAACCGTCACTACCTGGACAAGCTGGCCGAGGCCCTGCTGGAGAAGGAAACCCTGCGCCGACCCGATCTCGAGCGCATTTTCGACGGCATCGAGCCGCGCGAGGCCTTCGATGTCTTCCCAGGTGAGGACGATCGCTTCCCGCGACAGATTGGCTACGCCCCGGTGAAGACCCCGGTCGAGCTGGCTAAGGAGCGCGGCGAGGAGCTGCCTAAGCGCATGACGCTTCTCGATGCCTCTCGGGCCGCCCGCGAGCGTCGCCTCGCCGGCGAAGAGCCGAAGGGCGAGGTGGGCTTCAACTTTGGTCAGCACGCAGGTGACTACGTCGATCCGGACACCGCTCGCGAGCTGGGCCGCGGCCCAGCCAAGGAAACCGAGAATAAGGAAGCGAAGGACACCAAGCCACCGCGCGATGCCCAGCCGGATCAGACTTCCGAACCCGCCGCACGTCCTGCCGCCCGCCCTGCCACCGGCGGCGGCAAACACCACAAACCGGATGCCGGTGCAGAGCAGGACGCTGATACCAGCCAGTGGTTTACCCCTGGTTGGAAGGAAAAGGATCGCCGTAGGAACCCTTACGCGCGCGATGAAGAAAAGCAAGATGATAACTAA
- the folE gene encoding GTP cyclohydrolase I FolE, whose translation MADNHIPARAPFDQDRAEAAVRELLLAVGEDPDREGLRETPARVARAYREVFAGLHEDPTEVLHKTFAEDHQELVLVRDIPIYSTCEHHLVPFYGVAHIGYIPGKDGHVTGLSKLARLADMYAKRPQVQERLTQQVADALVEVLGAQSVIVVIECEHLCMAMRGIRKPGATTTTSAVRGGFKNNAASRAEVLSLIRS comes from the coding sequence ATGGCTGATAACCACATACCCGCCCGCGCCCCCTTTGACCAGGACCGGGCGGAAGCAGCGGTGCGCGAGCTGCTCCTCGCAGTGGGCGAGGACCCCGATCGCGAGGGCCTGCGCGAAACCCCAGCCCGCGTGGCCCGCGCCTACCGCGAGGTCTTCGCCGGCCTGCACGAGGATCCGACGGAGGTTCTGCACAAGACCTTTGCCGAAGACCACCAGGAACTGGTCCTAGTGCGCGATATTCCCATCTATTCCACCTGCGAGCACCACCTAGTTCCGTTTTACGGCGTGGCGCACATCGGCTATATCCCAGGCAAGGATGGCCACGTCACCGGCTTGAGCAAGCTTGCCCGCCTGGCAGATATGTACGCCAAGCGCCCTCAAGTGCAAGAGCGCCTGACCCAGCAGGTGGCGGACGCACTGGTGGAGGTTCTCGGCGCGCAGTCCGTCATCGTGGTCATCGAGTGCGAGCACCTGTGCATGGCCATGCGTGGCATCCGCAAGCCTGGTGCGACAACGACTACCTCCGCGGTGCGCGGCGGATTCAAAAATAACGCCGCCTCCCGCGCTGAGGTGCTCAGCCTGATTCGCAGCTAA
- the folP gene encoding dihydropteroate synthase — translation MQQATSVSDLSIANRTLVMGIVNVTEDSFSDGGRWLDVDAAINHARELVDQGADMIDVGGESTRPGAVRVEAGVEERRVVPVIRALSELGIRTSVDTMRASVARAAAAAGVDMINDVSGGLADPDMYRAMAEVGVPVCLMHWRTLQEGAFGSAAGSADHGGDVVRDVHETLERLANNALEAGVRRDNIVLDPGLGFAKTPQNNWALLKALPEFLDAEFPMLVGASRKRFLAAIREDRGVESSPLLADPATAAVTAISAQMGAWGVRVHEVAVSRDAVDVAAAWNAGNAYAGGANASGSYSNGSDGNGTMKSTALPRNPKE, via the coding sequence ATGCAGCAGGCAACCTCGGTCTCGGATCTGAGCATCGCCAACCGCACGCTCGTGATGGGCATCGTCAACGTCACGGAGGATTCTTTCTCCGATGGCGGCCGGTGGTTGGACGTCGATGCCGCCATTAACCACGCGCGCGAGCTCGTGGACCAGGGTGCGGACATGATAGACGTCGGCGGCGAGTCCACCCGGCCGGGCGCGGTGCGCGTAGAGGCGGGCGTCGAAGAGCGCCGCGTGGTACCCGTCATTAGGGCTTTGAGTGAGCTGGGCATTCGCACCTCCGTGGATACGATGCGCGCTTCGGTGGCCCGCGCGGCAGCAGCGGCCGGTGTGGACATGATCAATGATGTCTCCGGCGGCCTGGCTGATCCTGATATGTATCGCGCGATGGCCGAGGTCGGCGTGCCCGTCTGTTTGATGCACTGGCGCACGCTGCAGGAAGGCGCGTTTGGCTCGGCGGCCGGCAGCGCCGACCACGGCGGCGATGTGGTGCGCGATGTGCACGAAACCCTAGAACGCCTGGCGAATAACGCGCTGGAGGCCGGCGTGCGCCGCGATAATATCGTGCTCGATCCGGGCTTAGGCTTCGCCAAAACCCCGCAGAATAACTGGGCGCTGCTCAAGGCCTTGCCGGAATTCCTCGACGCCGAATTTCCCATGCTGGTGGGCGCTTCCCGCAAGCGTTTCCTCGCCGCCATTCGGGAGGACCGCGGCGTGGAGTCCAGCCCGCTGCTGGCTGATCCCGCGACCGCGGCCGTGACCGCCATTTCCGCGCAGATGGGCGCGTGGGGTGTGCGCGTGCATGAGGTCGCCGTCTCCCGCGATGCCGTCGATGTTGCGGCCGCGTGGAACGCCGGCAACGCTTACGCGGGCGGGGCCAATGCTAGCGGCAGCTATAGCAACGGCTCCGATGGCAATGGCACCATGAAATCCACCGCTCTTCCGCGCAACCCTAAGGAGTAA
- the folB gene encoding dihydroneopterin aldolase has translation MADRIELTGLECFGYHGVFEEEKRTGQPFIVDITCWSEFADAAATDDLSKTINYAELADVAANIIEGPARDLIETVASEVADTIMDTFEGLHAVEVTLHKPQAPIPRTFADVAVVARRSRKHARTL, from the coding sequence ATGGCAGACCGCATCGAGCTCACCGGCCTAGAATGCTTTGGCTACCATGGCGTCTTTGAGGAAGAAAAGCGCACCGGCCAGCCCTTCATCGTGGATATCACCTGCTGGTCCGAGTTCGCCGACGCCGCCGCCACCGATGATCTGTCCAAGACCATCAATTACGCCGAGCTTGCCGACGTCGCCGCAAATATCATCGAAGGTCCCGCACGCGACCTCATCGAGACCGTCGCCAGTGAGGTGGCCGATACCATCATGGACACCTTCGAGGGCCTGCATGCCGTGGAGGTCACCCTGCACAAGCCGCAGGCGCCGATTCCGCGCACTTTTGCCGACGTCGCCGTGGTTGCCCGCCGCTCCCGCAAGCACGCAAGGACTCTCTAA
- the folK gene encoding 2-amino-4-hydroxy-6-hydroxymethyldihydropteridine diphosphokinase gives MRAVLSIGSNLDDRVGLLHTVFDEFAGEIVAASPVYATPPWGVTDQDEFLNAVLIVDVYESPKELLRRGQKLEEAADRVRVRHWGPRTLDVDIVDIEGFTSDDPELIVPHPYAHERAFVLIPWLAADGGARLSGEGVAKRVAALDPKERAEIRRLGMMEEL, from the coding sequence ATGCGTGCGGTGCTGTCCATCGGATCCAATTTGGATGACCGCGTGGGGCTTCTGCACACGGTATTTGATGAGTTCGCCGGCGAGATCGTCGCCGCCTCGCCCGTCTATGCCACCCCGCCGTGGGGCGTTACGGACCAGGACGAATTCCTCAACGCCGTGCTTATCGTGGACGTCTACGAGTCACCGAAGGAACTCCTGCGCCGCGGACAGAAATTGGAAGAAGCCGCCGATCGGGTGCGCGTGCGCCACTGGGGCCCGCGCACGCTGGATGTGGACATCGTCGATATTGAAGGTTTTACCTCCGACGACCCAGAGCTTATCGTCCCGCATCCTTATGCCCATGAGCGCGCCTTCGTACTGATTCCATGGTTGGCGGCCGATGGTGGTGCTAGGTTGAGTGGGGAGGGCGTCGCCAAGCGGGTAGCAGCACTCGACCCGAAAGAGCGCGCCGAGATTCGCCGGCTGGGCATGATGGAGGAGCTATGA
- a CDS encoding DUF3180 domain-containing protein, which produces MTRTSLGALIGTGVFFAAAAAILTTRFYGSMLQIPVTVSATLWLMAVICLVLTWKVDQATEDEHGIGLDNSQLNPMTITQFMLVGKASAWTGAIVGGIYAGIAVYVIPNAGTLAAASDDLVGVIASALGGLAMSAAGLRLERHCETPPPPDGVQAVH; this is translated from the coding sequence ATGACACGGACCTCGCTGGGTGCCCTAATCGGCACCGGGGTCTTCTTTGCCGCCGCCGCGGCCATCCTCACCACGCGCTTTTATGGCTCCATGCTGCAAATCCCGGTGACGGTGTCGGCCACACTATGGCTCATGGCCGTTATCTGCCTGGTGCTGACCTGGAAGGTGGACCAAGCCACCGAGGACGAGCATGGTATTGGTCTGGATAATTCGCAGCTCAACCCCATGACCATCACGCAGTTCATGTTGGTGGGCAAGGCTTCGGCGTGGACGGGCGCCATCGTGGGCGGCATCTATGCCGGCATTGCCGTCTACGTCATCCCCAATGCCGGCACGCTCGCGGCAGCTTCCGATGACCTCGTAGGGGTCATTGCCTCCGCGCTCGGTGGACTCGCGATGTCTGCTGCTGGCCTGCGTCTGGAGCGACACTGTGAGACCCCGCCCCCACCAGATGGGGTTCAAGCGGTACATTAG
- a CDS encoding DUF6779 domain-containing protein — protein MTEPRSSSSNTSAKTTKPDLGQIGLIVLVVLAVVASIVMLISGSAAALKIALIAALWAAVLGFFLVMRYRRQAEESVTKLELQERAHRAELKQARAAEGQSLPDQELLDEIRTELASIRKQIEDLSGHDFTYEPAALHAEARRIMQLEAQTAAAARPSAEEGSVDFTQSSSGAPSADAIAGRLGDQPSAAHTESNPLNDIISEKTRAQRTSGKPSGASTFDTGGFQAVRWDTGGDDSLKSSRTSAASEHHGSHRKPEAATTASDETQDIPQQAAPQRDERAAYPGSGQHVAPESAEPVRQKAARPHHRAAEPQPEEQTRGRRRSDDKREGAVSVAELLAQAKKKKDK, from the coding sequence ATGACTGAGCCGCGCTCTTCTTCTAGCAATACTTCCGCCAAGACGACCAAGCCGGACTTGGGCCAAATCGGCCTTATCGTCCTCGTGGTGCTGGCCGTGGTGGCCAGCATCGTCATGCTGATTTCCGGCTCTGCCGCCGCGCTCAAGATCGCCCTCATTGCTGCCCTGTGGGCCGCCGTGCTCGGCTTCTTCTTGGTCATGCGCTATCGCCGCCAGGCCGAGGAGTCCGTAACCAAGCTGGAGCTGCAGGAGCGCGCTCACCGCGCCGAACTTAAGCAGGCCCGCGCCGCCGAAGGCCAGTCCCTGCCGGATCAGGAGCTACTCGATGAGATCCGCACCGAGCTTGCCTCCATCCGCAAGCAGATTGAAGACCTCTCCGGCCACGACTTCACCTATGAGCCGGCCGCACTGCACGCCGAAGCTCGCCGCATCATGCAGCTAGAGGCCCAGACCGCGGCCGCCGCCCGCCCCAGTGCCGAGGAGGGAAGTGTGGACTTTACCCAGTCCTCCTCCGGCGCCCCGTCCGCCGATGCCATCGCCGGCCGCCTGGGCGATCAGCCATCCGCTGCGCATACCGAGTCCAACCCGCTCAATGACATCATTAGTGAAAAGACGCGCGCGCAGCGCACCTCCGGCAAGCCTTCTGGTGCCTCCACCTTTGATACCGGTGGCTTCCAGGCCGTGCGCTGGGATACCGGCGGTGATGATTCGCTGAAGTCTTCCCGCACTTCCGCAGCCAGCGAGCACCACGGCAGCCACCGCAAGCCGGAGGCCGCTACCACCGCCAGCGACGAAACCCAGGACATTCCGCAGCAGGCGGCGCCGCAGCGCGATGAGCGCGCGGCATATCCAGGCTCGGGCCAACACGTGGCTCCGGAATCGGCCGAACCAGTACGCCAGAAGGCAGCCCGTCCGCATCACCGTGCGGCTGAACCTCAGCCGGAGGAGCAGACACGCGGACGCCGTCGCAGCGACGATAAGCGTGAGGGCGCGGTATCCGTGGCCGAGCTTTTGGCCCAGGCAAAGAAAAAGAAGGATAAATAA
- a CDS encoding 6PGD fold domain-containing protein, translating to MRPPRMRVALFGRSLAGFTLANAMERVGHEVQMLSDPAELSSFEALIIAVGDSRLEATVELLEPYVHRGLIVFHTCLSRGVQVLDPLETHGCVVAALAPFTLKRWAVTTLDELGETVVELNIAEFRAETVALSDAERAPFAARAYYAEMLRRLHISAAVDAHFLSPSEEPPLVGEDMDTEEIIAAYRGATDPGLRRSYVEVARRLGEVDGREDLEMWALQEESR from the coding sequence ATGCGCCCGCCACGCATGCGGGTAGCTCTCTTCGGCCGTAGCTTGGCCGGCTTTACCTTGGCCAATGCCATGGAACGCGTCGGCCATGAGGTGCAGATGCTTTCGGACCCAGCCGAGCTTTCTTCCTTCGAAGCTCTCATTATCGCCGTGGGCGATTCCCGCCTGGAAGCTACCGTGGAGTTGCTTGAGCCATACGTACATCGCGGATTAATCGTTTTCCACACCTGCCTTTCGCGCGGAGTGCAGGTATTGGATCCACTGGAAACCCACGGCTGCGTTGTCGCGGCGCTCGCCCCATTTACGCTTAAGCGCTGGGCGGTGACCACCCTGGATGAGCTGGGCGAGACCGTGGTGGAACTTAATATCGCCGAGTTTCGCGCCGAGACCGTAGCGCTTTCCGACGCCGAGCGTGCCCCCTTCGCTGCCCGCGCCTACTACGCCGAAATGCTGCGGCGCTTGCATATCTCTGCTGCGGTTGATGCTCATTTCCTCTCGCCCTCAGAAGAGCCACCCCTGGTGGGTGAGGACATGGACACCGAGGAAATCATCGCCGCCTACCGTGGCGCCACCGATCCCGGCCTGCGCCGCAGTTATGTGGAGGTTGCCCGCCGCTTAGGCGAGGTGGATGGCCGCGAAGATCTAGAAATGTGGGCCCTACAAGAGGAGAGCCGATGA